A genomic region of Rhipicephalus sanguineus isolate Rsan-2018 chromosome 1, BIME_Rsan_1.4, whole genome shotgun sequence contains the following coding sequences:
- the LOC119379265 gene encoding cholesterol 7-desaturase nvd-like: QKKGDLPPVYPNGWFPIIESQELKVKQVKRVDVLGLELIALRTEDGVAHVLDAYCPHLGAHLGVMGRVVGECIECPFHGWRFDAKDGACTHVPYSAKVPDFVKIKTWTTVELLGNVFLWHHADGEEPSWQVEDVPEVTSGRWKAWTRYEETLSCHIRDLAENESDVTHFGYFHGTNVLLSPEEFAKNAGDTTWGRFFTHLWTAKWYTDEHRCCVDIAAKIRVLGRCPRLFDNVTYLRLQGPALLVVHVESRFGAQLTVVAVTPLGPFRIRVVHTIHYAPGTNLLFRWLASIVYTKSFERDLLVWNHKKMLLKPPLQKGDKTIADFRKWYKQFYSQNSPTWQDIRLRTLEW, from the exons caaaaaaaaggt GATCTGCCACCGGTGTATCCCAACGGCTGGTTTCCCATTATCGAGTCTCAAGAACTCAAGGTGAAACAAGTAAAGCGAGTCGATGTGCTTG GATTAGAGCTCATCGCCTTGCGTACCGAGGACGGCGTGGCACATGTGCTGGACGCCTACTGCCCTCACCTGGGAGCTCACCTTGGAGTGATGGGCCGTGTAGTGGGAGAGTGCATCGAGTGCCCATTCCATGGGTGGAGGTTCGATGCAAAGGATGGTGCTTGCACCCATGTGCCTTACTCAGCAAAAG TGCCAGACTTCGTCAAAATAAAAACGTGGACCACGGTCGAGCTTCTGGGCAACGTGTTTCTGTGGCACCATGCCGACGGCGAGGAGCCCAGCTGGCAGGTAGAAGACGTTCCCGAGGTGACGAGCGGCCGCTGGAAAGCGTGGACGCGATACGAGGAGACGCTCAGCTGCCACATCCGGGACCTGGCCGAGAACGAGTCGGACGTGACGCACTTCGGCTACTTCCACGGGACCAACGTGCTCCTGTCGCCGGAGGAGTTTGCCAAAAACGCGGGCGACACCACCTGGGGCCGCTTCTTCACGCACCTGTGGACGGCCAAGTGGTACACAGACGAGCACCGCTGCTGCGTCGACATCGCGGCCAAGATCCGCGTGCTCGGTCGGTGCCCACGACTGTTCGACAACGTGACATACTTGAGGCTACAGGGACCTGcactgctcgtggtgcacgttgAAAGCAGATTTGGCGCCCAACTCACGGTGGTTGCTGTCACACCACTGGGTCCGTTCCGAATCCGTGTCGTTCACACCATTCACTACGCGCCAGGCACCAACTTGCTCTTTCGCTGGCTGGCCAGCATCGTCTACACGAAATCC TTTGAACGGGATCTGCTCGTGTGGAATCACAAGAAGATGCTGCTGAAGCCACCTCTCCAGAAAGGAGACAAAACTATTGCCGATTTTCGAAAATGGTACAAGCAATTCTACAGTCAAAACAGCCCCACGTGGCAGGATATTAGGCTTCGCACGCTGGAATGGTGA